The genomic segment CGAAACGCATCAACAAGAGTCGGGCGCAATCATGAAACGGGTGTTCATCAGCGGTGGTGCGGCAGGGATCGGCCGGGCGACGGCGCAGCAGTTCATCAACGCGGGATATGCCGTCGGCATCGGCGATGTCAACGAGTTGGCCCTGCGCGACACGGCCAAAGCCCTGGGCAGCGCCTGCCAGCCGCACGTGCTCGACGTTTGCGACCCGGCCGCATGGACCCGCGCGCTGACCCGTTTCACCGGTGATGACGGCCGCCTTGATGTGCTGATCAACAACGCCGGCATCCTCCACGCCGGGCGCGCCGAAGACATCACGTTCGAGCAGCACAGCCGGTTGGTCGACATCAACATCAAGGGCGTGATTGCCGGCTGCCAGGCCGCACTGCCGTTCCTGAAAAACGTGCGCCATTCGCGGGTGATCAACCTGTGCTCGGCATCGGCCATCTATGGTCAGCCGAGCGTCGCCAGCTATTCGGCGAGCAAGTTTTTTGTGCGCGGCTGGACCGAGGCGCTGAACATCGAATGGGCGCGCTACGACATCCATGTGCTCAGCGTCTGGCCGATTTTCGTCAAGACGGCAATGGTCGACAACGCGCCCGACATGAAGGCCGCTGCGAAGATGGGCGTCTCGCTGACACCGGATGATGTCGCCAAGATCCTGCTCAAGCTCAGCGGTCAAAAACGCCCCGCCGTGCACACGCCGATTGGCCTGCAAACGTCGCTGTTCAAGCGTTTCGTCAACCTGATGCCCGACGCGCTCAACCGCCGCGTCGTGGCGCACATGGCCGACATCCGTGCTTGAAACTGAAACCCTGTCCGAGTCAATCGCGCCTGATACTTGGCCGCTGTTCGTCACCTGCGGCCGCGGCCTGGAATCGATTCTCGTCGATGAGCTGATCAGCTTCGGCGCCACCGAGGTCAAGGCCGGCAATGGCGGCGTCTCGGCGCGTGCCGACCGCGAGGCGGCCTATCGCACCTGCCTGTGGTCGCGGCTCGCCAGCCGCGTGCTGATGCCGCTGGCCGGCGGCACCGTGGCCGATCCGGAGGCGCTCTACGCACTGGCACGCAGCGTGGACTGGCCCGAACTGTTCGACGTCTCCAAACGCTTCGCCATTGAAGCTGCCGGCACTTCGTCCACCGTCACCCACAGCCATTACGCCGCGCTCAAGGTCAAGGACGCGGTGGTTGATGCCTTCCGCGATTTGCTGGGCAGCCGCCCTGACGTGGCGCGTGACGACCCCGACATTCGCATCCACCTGCACCTGCACCGCGACAAAGCGACGCTGTCGCTGGACCTGTCGGGCGACTCGCTGCACCGTCGCGGCTACCGCCAGCAGGCCGGTGAAGCGCCGCTCAAGGAAACCCTCGCCGCCGCCATGTTGATGCGCGCCGGTTGGGCCACGAGTGCCGCAGAGGGCGCACCGCTGTGGGACCCGTTCTGCGGCTCTGGCACGCTGGTGATCGAAGCCGCAATGATCGCCGCCGACGCCGCGCCGCAGCGCACCCGGCAACGCTTTGGCTTCGAAGCCTGGAACGACCACGTGCCGGCGCTGCTGAAGCGCCTGCGCGCCGAGGCCGATGAACGCTTCACCGAAGGCCTGAAAAACCTGCCGCCGCTGATTGGCAGCGACACCGACCGCCGCGTGCTGCAGATTGCCCAGACCAATGCCGCCAAGGCGGGTTTCTTCGCACAGATTCGCTGGATCGAGCAGGACGCCCTCACCGCCGCCCCGCCCTGCCCCGCGCCCGGCCTGCTGATCTGCAACCCGCCCTACGGCGAGCGGCTGGGGTCGGAGGGCGACATCATCAAGCTGTACTCGCTGCTCGGCGCGCGCTGGCCCAAGGCGATTGCCGGCTGGCAGGTGGCGCTGCTCACCCAGCGCGATGACCTGACGCCGCGGCTTGGCCTGCGTGCCACGCGCATCCACAGCCTCTACAACGGCGCGCTGCCCTGCAAGTTGCTGCAATTCGACATTGGCGGCCCGGCCGCGCGTGCCGCCGCCAGCGAACCGGTCGCGGTCCCTGACGCCGATACCGAGAACACCGACGCGGCTGAAACCCCGGCGTCGCCGTGGGCGCGGGCGGCCAAATCTGCCGAGGCCCGGGAATCTGCCGCACAGCCCATCCCCACAGTGGCCGAGATCGCCAAGGACGGCTTTGGCAGCGACTTTGCCAACCGTCTGCAGAAAAACGCCAAACACCTCGCCAAGTGGGCCAAGCGGCGCGGCGTGCAGAACTACCGCGTCTACGACGCCGACCTGACCGAATACGCGGTGGCCATCGACGTGTACGCCACGCCCGAGCGGCAGATCCACTTGCAGGAATACGCGCCACCCAAGTCCATCGACACGGTGCAGGCCGAAAAGCGCCTGCGGGCGGCGCTGGCCTACACCTGCGAGGTGCTGGACGTGCCGCCCGACCGGCTGCACTTCAAGGTGCGTCGCGCGCAGAAAGGCACGGCGCAATACCAGCGGATGGGTCACCAGGGCACCGCAACGCGCATTGTTGAGCACGACGTGTTGCTGGAGGTGAACTTCACCGACTACCTCGACACCGGCGTGTTTCTCGACCACCGGCCGATGCGCTTGCGCATTCAGAAAGCCGCGGCCGGCAAGCGTTTCTTGAACCTGTTTTGTTACACCGGCGCCGCCACGGCGCACGCGGCGGTGGGCGGGGCGGTCAGCAGCGTGTCGGTGGATCTGTCGAACACCTATCTCGAATGGGCCGAGCGCAACCTGCGGCTCAACGGCTCAAAACTCGTCGATCCGGAGCGCCGCGCCTCGGCCGACAACCCGCACCGACTGTTCCGCGCCGACTGTCTGGCGTGGCTGGAAGAGCAGGCTGCCAAGGGGCGCCCACCGCAGTTCGACCTAATTTTCTGCGACCCGCCGACCTTCTCCAACTCGAAGAAGATGGAAGACACGCTCGACATCCAGCGCGATCACGTCGGCTTGCTGACCCATACCTTCAGGCTGCTGGCGCCCGGCGGCGTGCTGCTGTTTTCAACCAACCGCCGCAAGTTCGAGCTGGACGAAGCCGCGCTGGCGGCGCTGGGTATGCAGGTGCGCGACATCACCGCCGAGACGCTGGATGAAGACTTCAAACGCCCGCCGCCGGCGCATCGCGCTTATGAAATAACGCATGCTTAATTCGTGGCGCTTCTGCCCCCCTGTTCCGCTTGCGGGAGAGGGGCCGGGGGAGAGGGCGGCACCCGAAGGGGCCGGTGATGTTAGCTGGGCCCCCCGCGCCTATGGCGCGCCCTCTCCCGGCCTTCGGCCACCCTCTCCCGCAGGCGGGAGAGGGGACGATCCGCGCTTCGCCCCATGTCGGTGAAGACGCCAAAGCAGGTCGCAGTCATGGGCGCCGGCCTCGCCGGGTGCAGCGTGGCGCGGTCACTGGCGCTCGCCGGCGTGGCCGTCACCGTCTTCGAGCGCATGGCCAACGTCGCCAGCGGC from the Polycyclovorans algicola TG408 genome contains:
- a CDS encoding SDR family oxidoreductase — translated: MMKRVFISGGAAGIGRATAQQFINAGYAVGIGDVNELALRDTAKALGSACQPHVLDVCDPAAWTRALTRFTGDDGRLDVLINNAGILHAGRAEDITFEQHSRLVDINIKGVIAGCQAALPFLKNVRHSRVINLCSASAIYGQPSVASYSASKFFVRGWTEALNIEWARYDIHVLSVWPIFVKTAMVDNAPDMKAAAKMGVSLTPDDVAKILLKLSGQKRPAVHTPIGLQTSLFKRFVNLMPDALNRRVVAHMADIRA
- the rlmKL gene encoding bifunctional 23S rRNA (guanine(2069)-N(7))-methyltransferase RlmK/23S rRNA (guanine(2445)-N(2))-methyltransferase RlmL, giving the protein MLETETLSESIAPDTWPLFVTCGRGLESILVDELISFGATEVKAGNGGVSARADREAAYRTCLWSRLASRVLMPLAGGTVADPEALYALARSVDWPELFDVSKRFAIEAAGTSSTVTHSHYAALKVKDAVVDAFRDLLGSRPDVARDDPDIRIHLHLHRDKATLSLDLSGDSLHRRGYRQQAGEAPLKETLAAAMLMRAGWATSAAEGAPLWDPFCGSGTLVIEAAMIAADAAPQRTRQRFGFEAWNDHVPALLKRLRAEADERFTEGLKNLPPLIGSDTDRRVLQIAQTNAAKAGFFAQIRWIEQDALTAAPPCPAPGLLICNPPYGERLGSEGDIIKLYSLLGARWPKAIAGWQVALLTQRDDLTPRLGLRATRIHSLYNGALPCKLLQFDIGGPAARAAASEPVAVPDADTENTDAAETPASPWARAAKSAEARESAAQPIPTVAEIAKDGFGSDFANRLQKNAKHLAKWAKRRGVQNYRVYDADLTEYAVAIDVYATPERQIHLQEYAPPKSIDTVQAEKRLRAALAYTCEVLDVPPDRLHFKVRRAQKGTAQYQRMGHQGTATRIVEHDVLLEVNFTDYLDTGVFLDHRPMRLRIQKAAAGKRFLNLFCYTGAATAHAAVGGAVSSVSVDLSNTYLEWAERNLRLNGSKLVDPERRASADNPHRLFRADCLAWLEEQAAKGRPPQFDLIFCDPPTFSNSKKMEDTLDIQRDHVGLLTHTFRLLAPGGVLLFSTNRRKFELDEAALAALGMQVRDITAETLDEDFKRPPPAHRAYEITHA